Within Acidobacteriota bacterium, the genomic segment AGCATGACGAGCTGACCCCACATCTGGGCGAGGTGCAGGCGGTCCCAGTTGATCGCCGGTGCGCCGGAGAGGACGCCGTCGTAGTCGTCGGGGTAGCGCTGGACCTCCATCAGCCCCTGGCGGCCTCCGGTCGAGCAGCCGCGGAAGTAGGAGTACCTGGGTTGCCGGCCGTAGAAGGCCGCCGTGAGTTCCTTGCCCACCCGGGTCATCGCGTGGATGCCGAGGTAGGCGTTGTCGCGGATCAGCATCCACTCGAGGGCGCCGTCGGGGCCGAGGGCGAAGCTGCCGCTGTTCTGTTCGTGGCCAGTGTCCGTGGCGGCCGCCGCGAAGCCTTCCTGCACGGCAGCAGGGAGCGTCCGCGGACTGCCGCCCGAGAAGCCGCCGCCGCCGGTGCCGAGGAAGCGGCCGTTCCAGTTCTCGGTGGGCAGGGCAACCCAGATCGTGATGCGGTCGTTGGCTGGCGTGTGGGTGGCGATGGCGGTTACGCGGCAGTAGGGGGGGCCGGTGGGGCCGGCGGTTGCGAGGGTGGCCGATTCGACGGTGGCGTCGGCGAGGTCGACGGTGGTCAGGCTCTCGCAGGTGCGGGCCGGTTCGACGTAGTCGTGAAGAGGTGGCGGCGGCCATTGCGCGGCCGCGGGAGCGGTGACGGCGAACAGGACGGTGCCTGTGATCAGGGAGAACTTCACGGGCCGGTCTCGGACTCCGCAGTATGGTCGCCGCTTCGCGGCGCGTCTAGTTGGCCGCCTTCGGCGGCAGCGGACCAGAGGGTCCGCGCACCCAGAGCACGGTCTTTCCCGTTGCGACAGTCTCTACTGCAAGCCAACCATGCGCGGTGGCGGCGATCTTGCCCTCGCCACCACCACTACCCGCGCGCAGAGGGTAACGTCCGCGTGCTACCTGCATCGGCATCGCACTCAAGGAGAGTCCCCATGAAGAGATTGAGCCCTCGAATCCTGCCGGCCGTTGCGCCGGCCTTGACCCTGGCACTCGTGTTCACCGTTGCCGTCGGGCAGCCCGCAACAGCTCAGCAGTCTGGCGCATCAGGCTCCTGGACCATCGGCGAGCGCATCGTCCCGGCGCCGGCAGGAGCCAGCGAGGAGCTTCGGGCCGCGCTCGCCGCGATGCCTGCTCCCAACGTGGCTGCCTCCCAGGCGGGGGCTCCTCAGACCGAGGAGCAGTGGCTGGCGATCCAGAACGCGACGGCCAACGCGAATCTCGAGCAGATGGCCGAGGCGTACGGCCTCTCGATCGAAAAGGACGAAATCGAGGGCGTGACGGTTTACCGTGTGACGCCGGACAAGGTCGATCCGCGGCACACCGGCCACCTGTTTCTGCATGTCCATGGCGGCGCCTACGTCCTCAACGGAGGCGACAACTCCGCCACCGAGGCAGCGCTGGTCGCGGCCCGGGCCGGCATCCCGGCGCTCTCCGTCGACTACCGCATGCCGCCGAAACACCCCTTTCCGGCCGCGGTCGAGGACGTGGTCACGGTCTACCGGCACCTGCTCGAGAGCCGTTCCGCCAAGTCGATCGCCATCGGCGGCACCTCGACGGGTGGCGGGTTGTCGCTGGCGTCCGTTCACAAGTTCCGCGACCTGGGCCTCGAGCTACCCGGAGCCATCTACGCCGGCACACCCTGGGCAGACCTGACGAAGACCGGCGATTCTCTGTTCACCAACGAAGGGCTGGACCGCGTCCTGGTGACCTACGACGGGCTCCTCAAGGGCGCGGCGCTCCTCTACGCGGACGGCCACGACCTCAAGGATCCGCTGATCTCGCCCGTCTACGGCGACTTCGAGGGCTTCCCGCCGACGTACCTGATCACGGGTACCCGCGACATGTTCCTGAGCGACACGGCGCGGACCCACCGAAAGCTACGGGCGGCTGGAGTCGTTGCGGACCTACACGTCTACGAGGGGGTGGCGCACGCCGACTACCTGATCCTCGTCGATTCGCCGGAGTCGAAGGACATGTTCCAGGAGGTCGGCGCGTTCTTCAAAAAGCACCTGGAGTAGGCCGGCGCGAACCCGTGTGGCGCGATCCCGCGCCACGCGCGAACCAGTCCGTGCGCCCGTCAGCGGGCGCACGGATGGCACCCCGGCGCACCCAGTGCGACTACTTGCTGCGGGTCGCTGTGAAGGCGCGCTCGCCGCGGGGAGTGATCATCTTTCCGGTCATCGTGTCGCCGTCGACCGTCGCCTCGAAGTTGAGGTTGAAGGTCTGGCCGCCCCTTCCGAGCTCCCGGCCGAACTTGAGCGTCTCGCCGTCCCAGGACACGTTCTTCAGATCGCCGTTCCGGCGGGGGTTGGTCCAGGTGCCCTTGAGCTCGCCGTCGACTTCCTTGAACTCGTAGACGACCTCGAAGGTGCCCTGCGGCGTTTCGGTGGCCGATGCCCACTTGCCGAGGACGGGGGCGTTGTCTGCGGCCAGCGCCGCAGGGGCGAGCGCCAAGGCGACCGCTGCGGCGATCAGGATGAACTGTCTCATGGGGGCTCCTCAGTTGAGTTCAGAATGCTCGTACACTGCTTTGATGACAAGGACGACCGCCGTTGCCGTTTTGTTCCTGCTCGGCTGGGGTTGCGCCGGGGATAGTGACGAGGTCACGGGTGCGTCCGTAAACCAACCGAATCCGAAACCAGCCGGAGAGCTAGCAATGAAGATCGATCACTTCATGTACGCAGTTGCCGATCTCGACGAGGGAATGGCATGGGCCGAGGAGGCCTTCGGCGTGGCGCCGGTGTTCGGCGGCTCCCACGAGGGGCTGGGAACGCGTAACGCACTGCTGAGCCTGGACGACACGTACCTCGAGATCATCGCGCGGGATCCGGCGCAGTCGGTCGAGAGCCAGATGGTCACGGGCATGGCCGCGATGAGCGCCGGGGGGCTCGTGACCTGGGCGGCGCAGGGCGATCTCGTCGTCACGAAGGGGTTGCTGGAGGAGGCCGGGGTCTCTTCCGCGGGTCCCGTGGAGACACGGCGGCGCACGGCGGACGGGGGTCTACTCGTGTGGGATCTGCTGTTTCCGCAGGGGGGCGGCTACGGGATGCCCTTCTTCATCGATTGGCGGGAGTCGCCGCACCCGGCGGCGACGACGCCGGTTGGTGGGGAGTTGGTGTCGTTCGGAATCTCGACGCCCGATGCGGGGGAGCTCGGCGCGGTGCTGGCGGGTCTTGGGCTGGATGTGCGCGTGTCGGGCGGAGAGCCGGAGATGACGGTGGTGATCGAGGGCACGAAGGGTCCCGTGACGCTGGTGTCCACGGAGGAGAGCCGGGGGTTGCAGCCGTCTTCGCGACGATAGGGTTGGCCGTCACACACTTGGGAAAGAGGAACGATGACCGAGAAGACAACAAAGAACCGTATGCGTCTGGCCTGCCGTTGCCTCGTGATCGCGGCGCTCGCCGCCGCCATCCCGGCCGCGGCCCAGCTCGACATCGACGCCTGGGCAAACCAGGCAGGCGAACAGATCGTCTGGCACCAGACGCAGTTGAGCGACACGGTCTACCTGCTGCTGCCCGAGCCGGGACTGGCCGGGAACCTGGCGGTCTCCGCGGGCGACGACGGCATCCTGATCGTCGACGACGCGATGATGCCGGTGGTGCCGAAGATCAAGGCGGCGGTGGCGAAGATCCAGGAGGGCAGGATCGACTTCGTCGTCAACTCGCACTACCACTTCGACCACGCGGGCGGCAACGCGGGCTTCGGGGCCGACTCGGCGATCGTGGCGCACGCGAACGTGCGTAAGCGCCTGCTGGAGAACCGGCATGCCGGGGCCAACTTCTCGGCGACGCCGTTCCCGGCCGAGGCACTGCCGATCGTGACGTTCAACGAGAGTGTCACCCTGCATTGGAACGGCGAGGCGATCGACGTGATCCACTTCGGCAACCCGGCCCACACGGACGGCGACGCGGCGATCTTCTTCCGCGACTCGAACGTGGTCCACGCCGGCGACCAGTTCCCGAACCTCGGCGGCTACCCGTACATCGACCGCGACGTCGGCGGCAGCGCGCTCGGCCTGCGCGACAACATGGCTCAGCTTCTCGACATCGTCGACGACGAGACGAAGATCATTCCCGGCCACGGGCCGCTGGCGACGAAGGCCGACCTGCAGAAGTACCACGACTACGTCGCGGAGACGATCGACTACATCGACAAGCAGAAGAGCGCCGGCAAGTCGCTCCAGGACGTCCAGAAGGACGGCCTGCCCGAGAAGTACGCGCCCTACGGCAACGGTCCGTTGTCGCCGGAGCCGGTCTGGATCGGCTACGTCTGGGCCAGCCTCGACGACTGAGACCGCGGCCGCGGCGATGGCCAACGACGTCGTCATCGACGTCCGGGACCTGCGCAAGAGCTACGGGGAACTCGTAGCCGTCGACGGGGTCTCGTTCCAGGTCCATCGCGGCGAGATCTTCGGCATGCTCGGCCCCAACGGGGCCGGCAAGACGACCACGGTCGAGATCCTGGAGGGACTCCGCCAGGCGGACGGCGGCGAGGCGTTCATCGACGGCGTCGGCGTGAAGAAGAACCGGCGGCGGGTCAAGAGCATGATCGGCGTCCAGCTCCAGCAGAACGCCTTCTTCGACAACCTGACGCTCCGCGAAACGGTCCAGCTGTTCGCGACGCTCTACGGCTCGGACGCTTCGGCGGACGAGATGCTGGCCAGAGTCGACCTGGCGGACCGGGCGAAGTCCCGCTACAAGCATCTGTCCGGGGGCCAACGGCAGCGGTTCTCCATCGCGGTCGCCATGGTCAACGAGCCGGTCGCGATGTTCCTGGACGAACCGACGACCGGGCTCGACCCCCAGGCCCGCCGCAGGATGTGGAAGCTGATCGACGGCCTGCGCTCCGACGGCATGGCGATCATGCTGACCACCCACTACATGGAAGAGGCGGAGGTTCTCTGCGATCGTGTCGCGGTCATCGACCGCGGCTCGATCGTCACCGTGGATGCGCCACAGGCGCTGATCGAGCAGTTGGCGAACCGCGGCGGCCAGTCGGTCCGCAGGGACGGCGCCCTGACGCTGGAAGACGTCTTCCTCGATCTGACCGGGCACCAGCTCGTCGAGTAGGGATCCCGCCGTGAAGATCTACCTGGCATTCATCGGCGCCGAGCTGAAGATGTTCTTCCGCGACCGGGCGGCGCTCTTCTGGTCGCTGGCCTTCCCGACCGTCATGATGGTCGTCTTCGGCCTCTTCGACTTCGGCAGCTTCGCCCCGCCGCAGGTGGGCATCGTCGACCAGGCGAAGAACCAGGCATCGACCCTGCTGGTGTCCGTACTGAAGGGCGATCTCGGCGGCGAACCGCTGTTCAACGTCCCGGAGTCCGACGATGCCGACCACCTGCAGGCCGAGGTCCTGGCCGGCGACATCACGGCCTTCCTGGCGATTCCGGAGGGCTTCGGCGAACTCGGCGTCTCATCGACCATCGATCTGACGTTCGACGGCAGGAAGGCGCAGGAGGCGCAGGCGGCCCGATCCATCCTCGAGCAGGTCCTCGAAGGCGTGTTCAAGTCGGTCGCCAACATCCCGGCGGAGTACCGGGTCGAGAACTGGGCGACGATCTCTCCCACGGAAGTCGCGGGCCGCGGCCAGGGCTACAAGGGGTTCATCGTGCCAGGGATCGTCTCGCTGGCGATCATGCAGAGCGCGCTCTTCGGCGTCGTCTTCACGCTGGTGCGGCTGCGCAACCAGGGCGTGCTGAAGCGCCTCTACGCCACGCCCATCGGCCCGAACCACTTCCTGGTCGGATCGCTGACGACCCGGCTCCTGCTGCTGGTGATGCAGACGAACGTGCTCCTGCTCGTCGGCATCCTCGTGTCCCGCGTCGAGGTGGCCCCGGGCTACCCGCTGTTCTGGCTGGAGGTCATCCCGCTCATCTTCCTCGGCGGCCTCGTGTTCGCCTCACTGGGCCTGGCGATCTCCGGCATCGCGAAGACGGAGAACACCGCGGCGCCGCTCGCGAACATCGTGTCGCTGCCGCTGATGTTCCTGTCGGGCGTGTTCTTCCCCCAGAACGTGCTGCCGGACTGGCTCCTCGCGTTCGCGAAGTGGCTGCCACTGACCTTCCTGGCCGACGCGATGCGGGCGATGGTGAACAGCGGCGAACCGCTGCTCACCCAAGGCGGACCGATCCTGGGGCTGGCCGCGTGGGCCGTCCTCTGCTTCGGGCTCGCGGTGTGGGCGTTCCGGTGGGAGTGAGGTCGCCGCTTCGTGGCGCGTCTGAGTTGGCACGAGTCACGAGACTCGCGCCAAAGCCGGCCAGAGGGCCGGCGCACCCAGTGATCTACTCTCCGCCGGAACTCTGGGGCTGGTCGTACTCCGATTCGAGCAGGCGGGCGCCGCGCAGGACGTTGCCCATCGCGTAGTTGCCTTCGTGGCAGGCGTACTCGTAGACCCGGCTGTCCTTGGCCTTCCAGGTGTACTCGC encodes:
- a CDS encoding alpha/beta hydrolase fold domain-containing protein — encoded protein: MKRLSPRILPAVAPALTLALVFTVAVGQPATAQQSGASGSWTIGERIVPAPAGASEELRAALAAMPAPNVAASQAGAPQTEEQWLAIQNATANANLEQMAEAYGLSIEKDEIEGVTVYRVTPDKVDPRHTGHLFLHVHGGAYVLNGGDNSATEAALVAARAGIPALSVDYRMPPKHPFPAAVEDVVTVYRHLLESRSAKSIAIGGTSTGGGLSLASVHKFRDLGLELPGAIYAGTPWADLTKTGDSLFTNEGLDRVLVTYDGLLKGAALLYADGHDLKDPLISPVYGDFEGFPPTYLITGTRDMFLSDTARTHRKLRAAGVVADLHVYEGVAHADYLILVDSPESKDMFQEVGAFFKKHLE
- a CDS encoding VOC family protein; the protein is MKIDHFMYAVADLDEGMAWAEEAFGVAPVFGGSHEGLGTRNALLSLDDTYLEIIARDPAQSVESQMVTGMAAMSAGGLVTWAAQGDLVVTKGLLEEAGVSSAGPVETRRRTADGGLLVWDLLFPQGGGYGMPFFIDWRESPHPAATTPVGGELVSFGISTPDAGELGAVLAGLGLDVRVSGGEPEMTVVIEGTKGPVTLVSTEESRGLQPSSRR
- a CDS encoding MBL fold metallo-hydrolase, producing MTEKTTKNRMRLACRCLVIAALAAAIPAAAQLDIDAWANQAGEQIVWHQTQLSDTVYLLLPEPGLAGNLAVSAGDDGILIVDDAMMPVVPKIKAAVAKIQEGRIDFVVNSHYHFDHAGGNAGFGADSAIVAHANVRKRLLENRHAGANFSATPFPAEALPIVTFNESVTLHWNGEAIDVIHFGNPAHTDGDAAIFFRDSNVVHAGDQFPNLGGYPYIDRDVGGSALGLRDNMAQLLDIVDDETKIIPGHGPLATKADLQKYHDYVAETIDYIDKQKSAGKSLQDVQKDGLPEKYAPYGNGPLSPEPVWIGYVWASLDD
- a CDS encoding ABC transporter ATP-binding protein, yielding MANDVVIDVRDLRKSYGELVAVDGVSFQVHRGEIFGMLGPNGAGKTTTVEILEGLRQADGGEAFIDGVGVKKNRRRVKSMIGVQLQQNAFFDNLTLRETVQLFATLYGSDASADEMLARVDLADRAKSRYKHLSGGQRQRFSIAVAMVNEPVAMFLDEPTTGLDPQARRRMWKLIDGLRSDGMAIMLTTHYMEEAEVLCDRVAVIDRGSIVTVDAPQALIEQLANRGGQSVRRDGALTLEDVFLDLTGHQLVE
- a CDS encoding ABC transporter permease, producing the protein MKIYLAFIGAELKMFFRDRAALFWSLAFPTVMMVVFGLFDFGSFAPPQVGIVDQAKNQASTLLVSVLKGDLGGEPLFNVPESDDADHLQAEVLAGDITAFLAIPEGFGELGVSSTIDLTFDGRKAQEAQAARSILEQVLEGVFKSVANIPAEYRVENWATISPTEVAGRGQGYKGFIVPGIVSLAIMQSALFGVVFTLVRLRNQGVLKRLYATPIGPNHFLVGSLTTRLLLLVMQTNVLLLVGILVSRVEVAPGYPLFWLEVIPLIFLGGLVFASLGLAISGIAKTENTAAPLANIVSLPLMFLSGVFFPQNVLPDWLLAFAKWLPLTFLADAMRAMVNSGEPLLTQGGPILGLAAWAVLCFGLAVWAFRWE